Within the Halorhodospira halophila genome, the region GACCCGGTGCTGCCGTCGCTGATCACCCTGACCGAGTCCTTCCTGCGCCTGGCCACAGAGCAAAGCCGGCGCACCGGCGAGGTGCTGCTGTGGCTGGACACCGGCGCCAGCCTGACCCGGCTCGGGCTCGGCGTGGCCCTGGCGGCCGCCGCCGGCCTGCTGGTCGGCATCCTCAACGGCTCGCTGCCCTACGCCCGGCGCACCTTCTCCCCCTTCGTCACCGCCGTGGCCATGATCCCACCGCTGGCGGTCCTGCCCATCCTGTTCATCGCCTTCGGCGTCGGCGAGCTGGCCAAGGTGATGCTGATCGTCTTCGGCATCGCGCCGTTCATCATGCGCGACCTCCAGCAGCGGGTCGAAGAGCTGCCCCGCGAGCAGCTGATCAAGGCGCAGACCCTGGGCGCCTCCACCTGGCAGATCGTGCTGCGGGTGGTCCTGCCGCAGACCCTGCCGCGGCTGATCGACGCCACACGGCTGAGCCTCGGCGCCGCGTGGCTCTTTCTCATCGCCTCGGAGGCGATCGCCGCCACCGAGGGGCTCGGCTACCGGATCTTCCTGGTCCGGCGCTACCTGGACATGGAGACGATCCTCCCCTACGTGGCGTGGATCACCCTGCTCGCCTTCCTCATCGATCTGACCCTGCGCGGCGTCAATCGCTGGCTCTTCCCCTGGTATGCCGGAAGGAGCGCCCGCTCATGAGTGCCACCATCCGCCTGGAGAACGTCTGGAAGTCCTACGGCCAAGACGTCGTCCTGGAGAACCTCTCGCTGGAGGTCGCCGCCGGCTCCTTCGTCACCCTGGTGGGGGCCTCGGGCTGCGGCAAGACCACCTTCCTCAAGATGCTCCTCGGCGAGGAGGCGCCGAGCCGCGGCCGCCTGCTCATGGACGAGGCCCCACTGCCCGGCGAGCCCGGTCCGGACCGCGGCGTGGTCTTCCAGCGCTACTCGGTCTTCCCGCACCTGACCGCCGTGCAGAACGTGCTCCTCGGCCTGGAGCTGGCCGGCGCCCCGTGGCTGGGGCGGCTCTTCGGTGCCGCACGGCGCAACGCCCGGGCCGAGGCGGTGGCCGCGCTCGAGTCGGTGGGCCTGGAGCAGGCCCTGGACAAGTACCCGCCGGAACTCTCCGGGGGCATGCAGCAGCGGCTGGCCATCGCCCAGACCCTGATCAAGAACCCCCGGGTGCTGCTCCTCGACGAGCCCTTTGGCGCCCTCGACCCGGGCATCCGGCAGGACATGCACGCCCTGGTGCAAAGCCTGTGGCAGCGCACCGGGGTCACCGTCTTCATGGTCACCCACGACCTGCAGGAGGGCTTCACCCTCGGCAGCCGGCTGCTCGTCTTCGACAAGGTCCGCCACGACCCCCACGCCCCCGAGGCCTACGGGGCCCAGATCACCTACGACATCCCCCTCGACCGCAACGCGGAGGATTCCCCATGAGCACCCCCTCGCTGCCCCCGGAGCGCATCGTCTACCAGGAGCACGTACCGGGCGCCCGCTACGCCTCGCTGATCCTCCGGCGCGGCTTCGCCCTGCGCCTGACCGACGCCGACGGCACCGCCAACGCCGCGGTGCTGCTCTACAACCCGCACAACCTGCTCGAGCGCTACAACGCCCCGGACACCCTCAAGGGGCAGCACACCGCGCGGCTGACCGCCGGCCACATGCTCTACTCGGACATGGGCCGGGTGATGCTCTCAATCACCGCCGACAGCCTCGACTGGCACGACCCGATCGGCGGCATCAGCGACGCCGACGCGGTGCGCGGCACCTACGGCCAGGCCCGCTACCAGGAGCGGCTCAACGACTTCCACCGCAGCGGCCGCGAGCTCTTTCTCATCGAGCTGGCCAAATGGGGGCTGGGACGCGCCGATCTGCTCCCCAACGTGAACTTCTTCAGCAAGGTCCAGGCGGATGAGGCGGGCAACCTGCGCTACCGCCCCGAACACAGCCACGCCGGCGCCCGCGTGGACCTGCGCGCGGAGATGGACACCCTGATCATCCTGCAGACCGCCCCCCACCCCATGGCCCCGGGCCCGGAGTACGCCCCCGGCGCGGTGGATCTGACCGTCTATCGGGCGGAGCCGGTGGCGGCGGAGGATCCGTGCCTGGTCAGCCACCCCGAGAACGCCCGCGCCTACGCCAACACCGCCGCCTACCACAGCCAGGAGTAAGCGCCATGACCGGCATGAACCTCGTCGAGAGCCCGCTCGATCCCTGCGACGCCCTCTCCCGCGTCACCGTCCCCGCCGGCGAGCCGTGGCTGGGGGAGCTGCGCCGCGGACAGACCCTGCGCATCGTGGACCTGGAGGGCAACCAGGCCGCCGACACCCTCTTCTACAACCTCGACAACCCGCGCGGGGAGCGCTACAGCGCTGTGGACACCGTCCGCGAGCAGGGCAACGCCTACCTGAGCACCGGCAGCTGCCTGCGCTCCACCGCCGGGCGGCCGATGCTGACCATCACCGCCGACACCTGCGGACGCCACGACACCCTGGGCGGGGCCTGCGCGGCGGAGTCGAACCAGGTGCGCTACGCCCTGGACAAGAAACCGATGCATAACTGCCGGGACAACTTCCTCATCGCCCTGGCCGAGAGCGACTACGGCCTGGGCAAGCGGGATATCGGCCCGAACATCAACTTCTTCATGAACGTCCCGCTGACCCCCGAGGGCGGCCTGAGCTTCCAGGACGGCCTCTCCGGGCCGGGCAAGTACGTCGAGATGCGCGCCGAGATGGACGTCCTCGTCCTGCTCTCCAACTGCCCGCAGCTCAACAACCCGTGCAGCGACTACAACCCCACCCCCCTCGAGATGATCGTCTGGAAGTGACCGCCATGTTCAGCAAGGTCCTGATCGCCAACCGCGGCGCCATCGCCTGCCGGATCCTGCGTACCCTGCGCCGGCTGGGCATCGCCTCGGTGGCCGTCCACTCCGAGGCCGACCGCCACTCCCTGCACGTGCGCCAGGCCGACGAGGCCATCTGCATCGGCCCTGCGAGTGCCGCCGAGTCGTACCTCAACCACGAGGCCATCCTCGCCGCCGCGCGGCAGACCGGCGCCGAGGCCATCCACCCGGGCTACGGCTTCCTGTCGGAGAACGACGCCTTCGCCGAGGCGTGCGAGGCGGCGGGGATCGCCTTCATCGGCCCGACGCCGCAGCAGATGCGCGACTTCGGCCTCAAGCACACCGCCCGCGCCCTGGCCGAGGCCAGCGACGTACCGATGCTGCCCGGCACCGGGCTGCTGGGCAGTGTGACCGAGGCGGTGGCCGAGGCCGAGCGGATCGGCTACCCGGTGATGCTCAAAAGCACCGCCGGCGGCGGCGGGATCGGCATGCAGCTCTGCCACGACGCCGCCGCGCTGCAAGAGGCCTACGACTCGGTGCGCCGCCTGTCGGCGAACAACTTCTCCAACGACGGCCTCTTCCTGGAGAAGTACGTCGAGCACGGCCGCCATATCGAGGTGCAGCTCTTCGGCGACGGGCAGGGCACCGTCATCGCCCTGGGCGAGCGCGACTGCTCGCTGCAGCGGCGCAACCAGAAGGTGGTCGAGGAGACCCCCGCCCCGGGCCTGGATGCGGAGACCCGCCAGGCCCTGCTCGACGCCGCCGAGCGGCTGGGCCGCCAGGTGGCCTACCGCAGCGCCGGGACCGTGGAGTACATCCTCGACGCCGACACCGGCGCCTTCTACTTCCTGGAGATGAACACCCGGCTGCAGGTCGAGCACGGCGTCACCGAGGCGGTCACCGGCATCGACCTGGTGGCTTGGATGCTCGAGGCCGCCGCCGGCACCCTGACCGACCTCGCCGCCCGCCGCCCCGCGCCCCGCGGCCACGCCATTCAGGCGCGGGTCTACGCCGAGGATCCCGGCAAGGGCTTCCAGCCGTGCACCGGACTGCTGACCGAGGTCCGCTTCCCGGAGACGGCCCGCATCGAGACCTGGGTGGAAGGCGGCAGCACGATCACCCCGCACTACGACCCGATGATCGCCAAGCTCATCGTCCACGGCACCGACCGGGCCGACGCCCTGACGCGCCTGCGCAAGGCCCTGGCCGAGACCGCCCTGCACGGCGTCGAGACCAACCTGCCCTACCTGCGCGCCATCGCCGCCGACGCCACCTTCGCCGCCGGGCGGGCCACCACCCGCTACCTGGACACCTTCGCCTACCAGCCGGCGAGCATCGACGTCCTCCAGCCGGGCACCCAAACCACGGTGCAGGACTGGCCCGGGCGCGTGGGCTACTGGGAGGTCGGCGTCCCGCCCTCGGGCCCCATGGACGCGCTGGCCTTCCGCCTGGGCAATCGGATCGTCGGCAACGCCGAGCAGGCCGCCGGGCTGGAAATGACCGCCAGCGGGGCCGACCTGCGCTTCCACACCGAGGCCACCATCGCCCTGACCGGCGCAGCCATGGCCGCCGAGCTCGACGGCGCCCCGGTGCCGTTCTGGCAGGCGGTGAGCGTCCCGGCCGGAGCGCGGCTGCGCCTGGGCACCGCCGAGGGCCCCGGGGTGCGTACCTATCTGCTCGTGCGCGGCGGCATCGACGTCCCCCGCCACCTGGGCAGCCGCGCCACCTTCACCCTGGGGCGCATGGGCGGCCACGGCGGCCGCGCCCTGCAGACCGGCGATGTGCTGCACTTCGGCCCGGCGCCGGAGCACCCGCCGACCCCTCTGCCCGCCGAGGCCATCCCCGCCCACGCCACCGAGTGGACCGTGCGCGCGGTCTACGGCCCCCACGGCGCGCCGGATTTCTTCACCGAGGCGGACATCGAGCGCTTCTTCACCACCGCCTGGCAGGTCCACTACAACTCCAGCCGCACCGGCGTGCGCCTGATCGGACCCAAGCCCGAGTGGGCGCGAGCGGACGGCGGCGAGGCCGGCCTGCACCCGTCGAACATCCACGACAACGCCTACGCCATCGGCACGGTGGATTTCACCGGCGACATGCCGGTGATCCTCGGCCCCGACGGGCCGAGCCTGGGCGGTTTCGTCTGCCCGGCGACCATCGTCAGCGCCGACCTTTGGAAGGTGGGGCAGCTGCGCCCCGGCGACCGGGTCCGCTTCCAGGCCGTCGACGCCGCCACCGGGCAGCGCCTGGCCGAGGCGCAGGAAGCGGCCATCGCCGCCGGCCAGCCGGCCGACCCGCCCCTGCCCGCCACCAACCCGGGCCGGGTCGATCCGGCCCGCGCCCCGGCGAACGCCACCACGACCCCGGTCTCGGTGACCTACCGCAGCGCCGGGGAGCGCTACCTGCTGGTGGAGTACGGCCCCATCGTGCTCGATTTGAACCTGCGCTTTCGCGTCCAGGCCCTGCTCGAGTGGCTGACCGAGCAGGCCATCCCGGGGATCCTCGAACTCACCCCCGGCGTGCGCAGCCTGCAGATCCACTACGAGCCCCGGCGCCTGCCCCAGGAGCGGCTGGTGGCGATCCTCGAGCAGGCCGAGGGCGAGCTGCGCGATCTCTCCGAGGCCGAGATGCCCTCGCGCATCGTCCACCTCCCGCTGGCCTGGGACGACTCCCAGACCCGCCTGGCCACGGAGAAGTACATGCAGT harbors:
- a CDS encoding ABC transporter permease, which gives rise to MKRLINRHPGRVGGVALAMLPFVLALVAYTIASSQRLAENPNDPVLPSLITLTESFLRLATEQSRRTGEVLLWLDTGASLTRLGLGVALAAAAGLLVGILNGSLPYARRTFSPFVTAVAMIPPLAVLPILFIAFGVGELAKVMLIVFGIAPFIMRDLQQRVEELPREQLIKAQTLGASTWQIVLRVVLPQTLPRLIDATRLSLGAAWLFLIASEAIAATEGLGYRIFLVRRYLDMETILPYVAWITLLAFLIDLTLRGVNRWLFPWYAGRSARS
- a CDS encoding urea amidolyase associated protein UAAP2, producing the protein MNLVESPLDPCDALSRVTVPAGEPWLGELRRGQTLRIVDLEGNQAADTLFYNLDNPRGERYSAVDTVREQGNAYLSTGSCLRSTAGRPMLTITADTCGRHDTLGGACAAESNQVRYALDKKPMHNCRDNFLIALAESDYGLGKRDIGPNINFFMNVPLTPEGGLSFQDGLSGPGKYVEMRAEMDVLVLLSNCPQLNNPCSDYNPTPLEMIVWK
- a CDS encoding urea amidolyase associated protein UAAP1 — its product is MSTPSLPPERIVYQEHVPGARYASLILRRGFALRLTDADGTANAAVLLYNPHNLLERYNAPDTLKGQHTARLTAGHMLYSDMGRVMLSITADSLDWHDPIGGISDADAVRGTYGQARYQERLNDFHRSGRELFLIELAKWGLGRADLLPNVNFFSKVQADEAGNLRYRPEHSHAGARVDLRAEMDTLIILQTAPHPMAPGPEYAPGAVDLTVYRAEPVAAEDPCLVSHPENARAYANTAAYHSQE
- a CDS encoding ATP-binding cassette domain-containing protein; translation: MSATIRLENVWKSYGQDVVLENLSLEVAAGSFVTLVGASGCGKTTFLKMLLGEEAPSRGRLLMDEAPLPGEPGPDRGVVFQRYSVFPHLTAVQNVLLGLELAGAPWLGRLFGAARRNARAEAVAALESVGLEQALDKYPPELSGGMQQRLAIAQTLIKNPRVLLLDEPFGALDPGIRQDMHALVQSLWQRTGVTVFMVTHDLQEGFTLGSRLLVFDKVRHDPHAPEAYGAQITYDIPLDRNAEDSP
- the uca gene encoding urea carboxylase, which translates into the protein MFSKVLIANRGAIACRILRTLRRLGIASVAVHSEADRHSLHVRQADEAICIGPASAAESYLNHEAILAAARQTGAEAIHPGYGFLSENDAFAEACEAAGIAFIGPTPQQMRDFGLKHTARALAEASDVPMLPGTGLLGSVTEAVAEAERIGYPVMLKSTAGGGGIGMQLCHDAAALQEAYDSVRRLSANNFSNDGLFLEKYVEHGRHIEVQLFGDGQGTVIALGERDCSLQRRNQKVVEETPAPGLDAETRQALLDAAERLGRQVAYRSAGTVEYILDADTGAFYFLEMNTRLQVEHGVTEAVTGIDLVAWMLEAAAGTLTDLAARRPAPRGHAIQARVYAEDPGKGFQPCTGLLTEVRFPETARIETWVEGGSTITPHYDPMIAKLIVHGTDRADALTRLRKALAETALHGVETNLPYLRAIAADATFAAGRATTRYLDTFAYQPASIDVLQPGTQTTVQDWPGRVGYWEVGVPPSGPMDALAFRLGNRIVGNAEQAAGLEMTASGADLRFHTEATIALTGAAMAAELDGAPVPFWQAVSVPAGARLRLGTAEGPGVRTYLLVRGGIDVPRHLGSRATFTLGRMGGHGGRALQTGDVLHFGPAPEHPPTPLPAEAIPAHATEWTVRAVYGPHGAPDFFTEADIERFFTTAWQVHYNSSRTGVRLIGPKPEWARADGGEAGLHPSNIHDNAYAIGTVDFTGDMPVILGPDGPSLGGFVCPATIVSADLWKVGQLRPGDRVRFQAVDAATGQRLAEAQEAAIAAGQPADPPLPATNPGRVDPARAPANATTTPVSVTYRSAGERYLLVEYGPIVLDLNLRFRVQALLEWLTEQAIPGILELTPGVRSLQIHYEPRRLPQERLVAILEQAEGELRDLSEAEMPSRIVHLPLAWDDSQTRLATEKYMQSVRADAPWCPDNIEFIRRINGLPDEAAVKRTVFDAAYLVMGLGDVYLSAPLATPVDPRHRLVTTKYNPARTWTPENAVGIGGSYLCIYGMEGPGGYQFVGRTLQIWNRYHVTPAFEKPWLLRFFDQIRFYEVSEAELLEMRDAFPRGGLALEIEETTFSLQRYNRFLTEHQASIEAFKTRQQEAFEAERQRWIANGQADYDAESEPPPPATEGVELAADEQAVNGHVHANLWSLQVREGERVEAGQTLLVLESMKMEIPICAEQDGTIRRLLCNEGAQVAPGQTLLTLSSDGSTP